The Candidatus Alcyoniella australis sequence CCACACAGAGCAGCACCAGAGAAGCCAGGGAGGCCAGCGGAAAAACAATCAGTGAAATACTAAATGACGCGAGGGAACTGATCACCCCGATCAATAACGGCAACAGTATTCCGCCACCCGGGACCGAGGCTTTAACAAGGGCCATCACTGTTCCTGGGTCGTCGCACCAGCGCAAACCAGCCAGGCAAAAGATCAGCGGGCTGACCGCGCTGATCGCCAGTCCGCAGAGGAACACCGCGACCAACGTCAGCCTTCCAAGGTCGACGAAATAGAGCACTCCGAACGCCACGACGCAGGCGGCCAGCGCAACCTGTAGATAGCGCACAATCATTGACTCGCGTATCAATACGCCCGAGAGCAGCCTGCCCGCCAAGATTCCGGCGAGAAAAATCACCAGACCGATCTTGGCCATCTGGATCGAGCTACCACGCAGATCAACGAGAAAACTGGTCAGCACGCCCACGGTGCCCAGCTCGACTCCCGCCGCTGGAACGGTGGCCAGGAACAACAGCAACAGCCCCCGCCTATGCGTAATCGAGGGATAGCCCCTGCGAAGATCGGGGCTGCGCGCAGGACGCGGGCGCTGTCGCGCCAGCAGGTAGAACACGGCCAATACCGCCACCGATACGCCTGCCTGAACCATCGACCTGCGCCAGTCCAGTTGCAGAAAGATCAGGTAGAGCGCAATGGCGGCCATACCAAAGGTGATGAAAAAGTGGTTGACCGCGATGTATCGGCTTGGGTTGCGGCGATGCACGTCGAGCAACAGCGCGTCGGATACACCCTCGTAGGTCCCCGCTCCCAGGCCGACGAAAACAATCACGATCAGGTTGACCCAGAAAATCGGCGATAGATAAAACAGACTGAACGCTGCTGAGAGCAGCAGGCTGCCCACGAACAGCAAGCGGGTTTTACTGTACCGATCCGCCATCCAGCCGCTGACCAGCACGGCCACGAGAAAGCCCAGATACTTGGTGGAGATCAACCAGCCGATCTGGCTGGGCGACAACCCCACGTCCTTGGCCGCAGCCCCGACGATCGCCAATGCCACGCCGATGAAAAACATCGAGGCGAACGAGGCACCGGTCAGCGGCAGCGAGCCGCCCAGGAAATTGCGTCGCTCGCCGTCTGGGTTCATGACACGCGGTTTATCCGACCGCGCCGCAGCCCGATCATGGCACAGGTCGCAGCAGCACCCTGGCGGGCGCACCGTCTGCGCCAACGATCTTCAGCGGCAGGCAGATCATCTCGTACTCGCCCTGCGTAACGCGCGACAGGTCGAGCCCCTCGATCAGCCAAATCCCCGCGCCGAGCAGCGCCAGGTGGGTCGGGGAATCCTCGCAATCGAAACCCTCCACCGACAGGTAGTCGATTCCCACCAGCCTTACTTCCGTTGCCGCCAGCATGCGCGCCGCGGAATCGGATATGTAGACGTAATCGGTGGCGAACGAGTCGCGTTGCCACAGTTGATCGCCGCCCCGAGTCTTGAACAGTAGCCGCTCGCCTTTGCGCACCCCGTGCTTTCTTAGCTCCTCGACCTTGATCGATTCGGTGTCCGCAATCTCGATCACGCGGGCCCTGCCGATCAGCACGTCCAGCGGCGCCTGATCCACCGATTGGCCGTCGCGGATGAAGTGTCGCGGCGCGTCCATATGGGTCGCGCTGTGGGCGCTGATCTGGATCTGCGTAAGATTCAGCCGGTCACCCTTGTCCATGTCCAAAACCTTGCTGATCTTGACCAATGGATCGCCGGGCCAGCTGGGCATCTTGTCACGCAGACCGACGGTTACGTCGATCCATCCGCTGCTGTCGATCGTTGTCGCCATCGCCTGCTCTCCGCAATTCTGTTGCGGGCTAGTATACATCCGCGGTCCGCTGATGTTGCAAAACAGGCTGTCGTGTCGTATGAGTGCTGTTTTTAAAGGAACGGAGAGAATCGATGGGCGGCGCAACGGTTTATCGCACATGTTGGATCTCCGAGGCGGATGCCTCGGCTGTGGACAGCGAGCTGCGGCTCGCGGGCTGGATCGAGACCTACCGTGATCACGGAGGATTGGTCTTTTTTCATTTACGCGATGGCTCGGGCCGCATCCAGTGCGTGGCCGACCCCGAGCTGCTTACGCCGCAGGAATGGCAGCAGGCCAGCTCCCTGCGCGCCGAATGGGTCGTGGCGTTCCGCGGCAAGCTGCGCCGGCGTCCGGCGGGCACCGAGCGCACCAGCCTGGACAACAAGGAGATCGAGCTGAGCATCGAGGGCCTGGATGTGCTCTCGCGCTCGCGGGCGCTGCCGTTCAAACTCAGCGATACCGATTCGCTTTCCGAGGAAGTGCGGATGGCGTTTCGTTACCTCGATCTGCGCAACGAGCGGATGCAGCGCAACCTGCGTCTGCGCTCCAAGTTGATTAAATCCCTGCGCGACGGGCTCGATTCCCGCGATTTCTGCGAGGTCGAAACGCCGATCCTGGGCAAGAGCACGCCCGAGGGCGCGCGCGACTACCTGGTGCCCAGCCGGATCCACCCGCGCTCGTACTACGCCCTGCCCCAGTCGCCGCAACTGTTCAAGCAACTGCTGATGATCGGCGGGATTGAACGCTATTTCCAGGTAGCGCGCTGCTTTCGCGACGAGGATCTGCGCGCCAACCGTCAGCCCGAATTCACTCAGCTTGACATGGAGTTAAGCTTTGTCGACGAGTCGGACGTGATGAACCTCACCGAGTCGTTGGTGCGCGAGAGCATGGTGCAGGTCGGGCAGCCCGATCCGGGCGAGTTTCCGCGCCTGAGCTACGCCGAGGCCATCGACCGCTTTGGCAGCGACAAGCCCGACGTGTCCCCTGGCATGGAACTAATTGAGATCACAGAGGCATTGCGCAACACCGAATTCAAGATCTTTCGCAAGCTGATCGACGAGGGCGGCGCTGTGATGGCGATCCGCGTGCCCTCCGAGCACACGCTGTCTAAAAAGCAGATCGAGTTGATCCGCGATTATGCCGAAGATGCGGGTGCATCGGCGCCGGCCTGGGGTCACGTACGCGAAGGTAAGTTCGTGTCACAGCTGGCAAAATACTTCTCGGACGAGGAGCGCGCGGACATGGTCCGGCTGCTCGAGCCGGGGACCGACGGCGACCTGATACTGTTCCAGGCCGGGTCCGACCCGCTGCAAGTCAGACGCAACCTCGGCGAGATTAGGCTGATCGTGGCTGACCTGCTTGGGCTACGTAACCCCAAGCGACCGCTGCACTTTTGCTGGATCACCCACTTTCCGCTGCTCGAGTTCGACAGTGCCCGCACACGCTTCAAGGCGATGCACCATCCCTTTACCCAACCCGACGACTGCGCGGCGCTAAATAGCGATGATCACGAGGCTTTACTGTCGATCAGCGCACGGTCCTACGATCTGGTGCTCAACGGC is a genomic window containing:
- a CDS encoding cyclase family protein, producing the protein MATTIDSSGWIDVTVGLRDKMPSWPGDPLVKISKVLDMDKGDRLNLTQIQISAHSATHMDAPRHFIRDGQSVDQAPLDVLIGRARVIEIADTESIKVEELRKHGVRKGERLLFKTRGGDQLWQRDSFATDYVYISDSAARMLAATEVRLVGIDYLSVEGFDCEDSPTHLALLGAGIWLIEGLDLSRVTQGEYEMICLPLKIVGADGAPARVLLRPVP
- the aspS gene encoding aspartate--tRNA ligase, whose protein sequence is MGGATVYRTCWISEADASAVDSELRLAGWIETYRDHGGLVFFHLRDGSGRIQCVADPELLTPQEWQQASSLRAEWVVAFRGKLRRRPAGTERTSLDNKEIELSIEGLDVLSRSRALPFKLSDTDSLSEEVRMAFRYLDLRNERMQRNLRLRSKLIKSLRDGLDSRDFCEVETPILGKSTPEGARDYLVPSRIHPRSYYALPQSPQLFKQLLMIGGIERYFQVARCFRDEDLRANRQPEFTQLDMELSFVDESDVMNLTESLVRESMVQVGQPDPGEFPRLSYAEAIDRFGSDKPDVSPGMELIEITEALRNTEFKIFRKLIDEGGAVMAIRVPSEHTLSKKQIELIRDYAEDAGASAPAWGHVREGKFVSQLAKYFSDEERADMVRLLEPGTDGDLILFQAGSDPLQVRRNLGEIRLIVADLLGLRNPKRPLHFCWITHFPLLEFDSARTRFKAMHHPFTQPDDCAALNSDDHEALLSISARSYDLVLNGEEIGGGSIRIHDPLVQRRIFEVLSIPDEEVSKKFGFFLRALEYGAPPHGGIALGLDRLASIIAGEDSIRDVIAFPKTQSASCPLTGAPTPVTGRRDLGIF
- a CDS encoding MFS transporter; protein product: MNPDGERRNFLGGSLPLTGASFASMFFIGVALAIVGAAAKDVGLSPSQIGWLISTKYLGFLVAVLVSGWMADRYSKTRLLFVGSLLLSAAFSLFYLSPIFWVNLIVIVFVGLGAGTYEGVSDALLLDVHRRNPSRYIAVNHFFITFGMAAIALYLIFLQLDWRRSMVQAGVSVAVLAVFYLLARQRPRPARSPDLRRGYPSITHRRGLLLLFLATVPAAGVELGTVGVLTSFLVDLRGSSIQMAKIGLVIFLAGILAGRLLSGVLIRESMIVRYLQVALAACVVAFGVLYFVDLGRLTLVAVFLCGLAISAVSPLIFCLAGLRWCDDPGTVMALVKASVPGGGILLPLLIGVISSLASFSISLIVFPLASLASLVLLCVAVARLPEQKTA